Within the Rosa rugosa chromosome 2, drRosRugo1.1, whole genome shotgun sequence genome, the region AAAGCTTATCATTTTTTGTAGCAAGTTACTTAACACATGCTTTGTCTTGATGACGGACATATTGCTGACCTTGCTGTCATCGTTAATCATTAGGTAGAGATGCTACAACAATTCCACTTGGTAAAACATTTGGTAAACATGCTGGAAATTGACATGAATTGGTTTAATGTCTCCCCCTTTTCTCCAAAATGGCCTCTAgaaattattttactttattataaACATTAGGATGCCTATTCTGTGAATTAGAAAAACCAGTATAAGTAAAGGAATATGTGCTGTTTCAGGCATTGTTGTGAGACTGGCATGTCTTTTTTCTCTGTCAGTCTGTTATAATCGTTGTCTGGTACATGCATTGTTATTGAAGCATAGCATAAGGGTGGCCTAACCATTTCCGATCTCTGCAGATTTGAAATTATTTCCAGAGTTAGCAGTTAAGTTGAATGACATTCCTGTTCGTCCGTGCTTTGCTCTAATGATAGCCTTTGCAGAACCTCTGACATCGGTGAGATACTTATTATGCAGTCTTAAATGAGCTTTGTAATCATTTGCAAACTCTGTGGATCAATAAAATTCTACATGGTTTAGCATCCCTTTGTTTCTCTTGGGATGCTTGGTTTCGGCTTTATgacttaaattttatttttgaaccTTTTTTTCGCATGGGATGACCCTGGTACCTAATCTCTGATTCAGATACCCTTTAAAGGCTTCTCAATaaaaaattctgaagttttaaGCTGGGCTCATTGTGACAGCAGCAAGCCTGGCCGTTCTACCTCTAGGTAGTGATGGAATATAATGGTCTACCTCTCCTTACATTCTTTTCTTTCCATTGTCAATGAGTTTTCACTTAtcagccattttttttttaatctctttTGAAGTGAGCGATGGGTTCTGCATTCTACAATGGAGTATGCTCAGAGAATAATTGCTCAAACTGGACTTCAGAAGCTTTCAGATGCAACATTGACCAAAGTGGCTGAAGAACTATTCCAAGAATTACAAAGCCTGGGACTTAATATTTCACAGCCCTTTTTCAAGAAAGCTCATAGATGGTCAGTATATATTACTTTAGACCCAAAGTTTTAGTGTTAGTTGTATGAGCACCAGTCTATACCCATTGGGAATGCATTTGGTACACCAAGTACAAATTAAATAAGAAACTTATGAGTTCAGATATGGCACTATGGCTTATGAGGTGTCTGGTAGATAAATTTTGTTTGTTCTTCTCGTACGTGATAATTATTTGACAGCAATAACCACGTTTGGAGTTGCACCTCATTCTCTTGACAATGAGGAAGATGGCATTCTCTTAATGAATCCATGCTGATATAGTTTTACAAAGCAAAATGACCATGTTCATGATACAAGATTTTGATGAGGAGATTAAAAGTTTTTCCCGTTTAGATTGCAAGAACATAGAAACCTTGCATTGCATTGTCCAAAAGCTTTGGAAAGTGCAGCTTTCAGAACATAAAAGAATGACAGGCCATCTGATATCTTGGTTTTGTTTATAGGGGAAGTGCTTTTCCAGCTACAAGCATAGCCAGAGAGGAGAAATGTCTTTGGGATGGGAACAAGAGGTTTGCCATCTGCGGTGATTTCTGTGTTAGTCCAGATGTTGAAGGTGCTATAGTTAGTGGCCTGGCCGCAGCTTCCAAACTTTCAGAGCTCTTCAGCTGCTTATGATAATCGGTGTTTATGACTAATGAGTTTAACAAGTAATTTGCTTTTGTTTCCTCTGGATTTGGTATTCATTGCGGAAATTTGTAACATGATCCGACTTTACCAGAAAATAATATCAATGTTGTAAGCAAATTGCTATCCGACTAGATTCTATGAATTTGGTATTCAATAAAGTTGTGAACTATAAAAGAACAGAATGTTAATTCTCAAACTCTATTTGTAAGTAGGATATGATGTCTGAGCTCATTTGTAGTCATAATAACAAAAATAAGGCAAAACCAGAAGTAGATAATTTCAAGACCCTTTTATGTTTGGCCCTTTGTCCACGTGTCGTCATATAAGATGGGGTCCTGGATTTGCGCCTCTCCAATAGAATTAACAGCAACACATAATTttccccgtttttttttttttttttggttgacaaAGAATTTCCCATCTTGATAAATGATAATGTTGGCAATACCATATCCAGATTGAACCACATAACCATTGCCACGTGTCACCACTGCAATCACTTCTGCACCTTTGTTTACTGTTATTATGATTTATCAAGGAGTTATACAAGTCACACACCACACAAAAAACAAATCAGCAAGAGAAGCAAATTAGCAGATCGAAGAGCAAATGGCAGCCTCAGTTATGGCCTCAGTGAGCTTGAAACCAGCTCCTTTCAGTTTTGAGAAGTCAGCAGTGAGAGGCCTTCCCTCTCTTGCTAGGACCTCTGCCTCATTCAAGGTCCAAGCCAGTGGTGGCAAGAAGATCAAGACTGATACACCCTATGGTatgtacaaatatatatatataggctttGCCTTAATTTGACAAACCCTGTGTGATAAAGATACATGTCATGCATGGTTCATTTCTGATAAACAAAATTTGGTGCAGGAACTGGTGGTGGCATGAACTTGAGGGAAGGGACAGATGCATCAGGAAGGAAGCCTAAAGTAAATTAATTGGTCTTTTTCATTTTAGCTAGTTTCACTCTTTGCTTTTTGTTTGAATTGTAAGATTTGTACTAATCTGCTACCTTGTAATTAGTTTCTGACCTAATTCACTTGGTTCAGGGAAAGGGTGTCTACCAGTTTGTAGACAAATATGGTGCTAATGTTGATGGATACAGGTATACATGTAGCTTCAGTAATTTTGGTCATAAATATCTTTGATTCTTTAGTAATTCCACTCttctttttatttggttttgatACATTAACAAAGTAATAACATCACTTATCCATATATGTCTAGAATTGTTACAACGAGTTTAATTCACCGCCTGAAAAGTTTCATAATGAGCATAACATCCCTGTTGTATTGATAGAGAGAAGAACCTATGATTAGCTTTACAGGAAATTTCCAGACTAACAATTTCAACGGAATCTTTCAGTTTCTAGTTTACCATGTTCAACCCTATACCCTCTCAATCTACAGAATTGACTGTAATAGAGTCTGTTATATAGTAACAATTACTGTAAGAGGAGTTCCTTGATCTTCTTCTTGCTCAGTAGTTTCATAGATTGATTCGATAAACAATCACATGCCTAATAGATGACTGAGACTCAAAAAATACCCTTGTTTAATTATCAAACAGTTCCAATTTTAGACTTCAATATATCAGATCCCGGATACAAACCCTTTTTGCTATACTTTCTTGGTATCTGGGTTGAGAATAACTATCCTTTTAATTAATCAGCTTGATAGTGTCTAACTATTCTATTGGTATGAATGCAGTCCCATCTACAGCCCTGAGGAATGGTCCCCAAGTGGTGATAGATACGCTGGTGGTAAGCATCTTCAACTTTATAACAAGAATTTCCTTGAATAATTTCCTTTATTCAAAGAGCACAGTTGTGTTTCCTTCCTGCTCCTGTAACTAGTATGTAGGCTTCATAGTAATACTTCGGGAggtaaattaaattaaatcgaATCTAAGTAATATGTATGCATGAAATTGCAGGTGCCACTGGCTTGGCTATCTGGGCTGTGACCCTTTTCGGCATTCTTGTCGGGGGTGCTCTTCTTGTCTACAACACCAGTGCA harbors:
- the LOC133728545 gene encoding photosystem II 10 kDa polypeptide, chloroplastic is translated as MAASVMASVSLKPAPFSFEKSAVRGLPSLARTSASFKVQASGGKKIKTDTPYGTGGGMNLREGTDASGRKPKGKGVYQFVDKYGANVDGYSPIYSPEEWSPSGDRYAGGATGLAIWAVTLFGILVGGALLVYNTSALSQ